One window from the genome of Myxococcales bacterium encodes:
- a CDS encoding CDP-alcohol phosphatidyltransferase family protein — protein sequence MTFDALVLAIGPNANRRVGGMSLVDRARRVAEKAGADVVHIVTSASQLQPISQAFGAKAVRHGLLIIDGATQVVHMPLVLPMLDESASRPHRKAIAPDGTYAGALYCVDRATAVDAISKLAEYDGDHAKLAASWGDMAEAFVHGDIARHPATTRVERKAALDMLLRLVHKSTDNAITRYLYRPVSRPLTKFFLMTPITPNQISALVGILGVIGCVLVARGNHADLVLGSALVVIAGFIDCCDGEVARLRHLSSKLGAWLDTLIDEFTSVGYIVALGLHCHNRQPEAWVLPTLWTGIIGSALSLYIIYYFDLRVAKTGNSQNYVGNLALLGDDAASLRLTPVRPSVTTSPLAARAMPLIYAVVRRDFVNLACLAMAIADVFRFNFAIMALATTVMTIIIVPEHLKLRRLLARFAALGAPIRYAP from the coding sequence ATGACCTTTGACGCGCTTGTCTTGGCCATCGGACCGAACGCCAACCGCCGGGTTGGCGGCATGTCGCTAGTCGACCGCGCCCGCCGGGTTGCGGAAAAAGCTGGTGCAGACGTAGTCCATATTGTTACCAGCGCAAGTCAGCTCCAACCGATCAGTCAAGCGTTTGGCGCCAAAGCGGTACGTCATGGCTTGCTGATTATTGATGGCGCGACGCAGGTCGTCCACATGCCGCTGGTCCTGCCGATGTTGGACGAGTCGGCGTCGAGGCCGCACCGCAAGGCCATCGCCCCTGACGGAACGTATGCGGGTGCCCTTTATTGCGTCGATCGCGCCACCGCCGTCGACGCGATCAGCAAGCTTGCGGAGTACGACGGTGACCATGCCAAGCTTGCGGCCAGCTGGGGCGACATGGCTGAAGCCTTTGTCCACGGCGACATCGCGCGCCACCCGGCGACAACGCGCGTCGAACGCAAGGCCGCGCTCGACATGTTGCTCCGCCTGGTGCACAAGTCCACCGACAACGCCATCACGCGCTATCTCTATCGCCCGGTGTCGCGGCCGCTCACCAAGTTTTTTCTGATGACGCCGATTACGCCCAATCAAATTTCGGCGCTGGTTGGCATTCTTGGCGTCATTGGCTGCGTGCTGGTCGCGCGCGGCAACCACGCCGACCTGGTGCTCGGCTCGGCGCTCGTGGTCATCGCGGGCTTCATCGACTGCTGCGATGGCGAGGTGGCGCGGCTGCGACATCTCAGTTCCAAGCTCGGCGCGTGGCTCGACACCCTCATCGACGAATTTACGTCGGTGGGCTATATCGTCGCGCTAGGCCTGCATTGCCACAACCGTCAGCCGGAGGCCTGGGTGCTGCCAACGTTGTGGACTGGCATCATCGGCTCGGCGCTGTCGCTGTACATAATTTACTACTTCGACCTGCGGGTCGCGAAAACCGGCAACTCGCAAAATTATGTCGGCAACCTGGCGCTGCTCGGCGATGACGCAGCCAGCCTGCGCCTAACGCCGGTGCGACCCAGCGTTACGACGTCGCCACTAGCCGCGCGCGCCATGCCGCTGATTTATGCCGTGGTGCGCCGCGATTTCGTCAATCTGGCGTGCCTGGCCATGGCGATCGCGGATGTCTTCCGTTTTAACTTTGCCATCATGGCGCTAGCGACCACGGTGATGACCATCATCATCGTGCCCGAGCACCTGAAGCTGCGGCGCCTGCTGGCGCGGTTTGCCGCGCTGGGCGCGCCGATCCGATACGCACCCTAG
- a CDS encoding oligosaccharide flippase family protein — translation MSADPPSEPPPPGQAPGDGHDVAATKGKVSRGIAWVGVASAMVGVLDFVAIFIILAYWIPAEQYGIATKAVWMFPLLDLLADLGMSAAVIREKLERPVVSTIFWLNLITAVVLFGLLLVFAPILALGFYGHVVVGQMLIAYGFKLLWRHVYFIPLANLKRELRFKEISIARILGNLAEFGVKLATAAMGFGVWCFVTGGLARVLVFGLVAQWYYPWRPSFSFQPRLVWRHLKFGLQTAGSALLAQLFGNIDYPVVGYFFGDKVLGMYKLAHEIIFEPVKMIAGVVVDVAFSAFARVRDSRPQLVDQFLSFTTLNLITVNTYIGIVFVAADDIVGLFDASFAGAGAAVRLLCAVAILRSLGYVMPPLLDGTGRAGQTLTYMVTASIIMPVLFVLFAAGLPQLGLLAVPLAWIVGYPLAFAVLLGMSLRALELPLGTYLREQRLVWVCTLAPVLVSFAVHLLYPWQSPVTRILLVSAIAIMLTMFLLHRLLNLSFVTAWRALQA, via the coding sequence GTGTCCGCCGACCCGCCTTCTGAGCCGCCGCCGCCGGGCCAAGCGCCCGGTGATGGTCACGACGTCGCCGCGACCAAGGGCAAGGTAAGCCGCGGCATCGCGTGGGTCGGCGTCGCCAGCGCGATGGTCGGCGTGCTCGATTTCGTCGCCATCTTCATCATCCTGGCGTATTGGATCCCGGCCGAGCAATATGGCATCGCGACCAAGGCGGTGTGGATGTTCCCCTTGCTCGATTTGCTCGCCGACCTTGGCATGTCGGCGGCGGTAATTCGCGAAAAGCTCGAGCGCCCGGTGGTGTCGACCATTTTTTGGCTCAACCTGATTACCGCGGTGGTGCTGTTTGGCCTCTTGCTGGTGTTTGCGCCCATCCTGGCGCTTGGCTTCTACGGCCATGTCGTCGTCGGGCAGATGTTGATCGCGTATGGCTTCAAGCTGCTGTGGCGACACGTCTATTTTATCCCGCTCGCCAACCTCAAGCGAGAGCTGCGCTTCAAGGAAATCTCCATCGCGCGCATCCTGGGAAATCTCGCGGAATTTGGCGTCAAGCTCGCGACGGCAGCGATGGGCTTTGGCGTGTGGTGCTTCGTCACCGGCGGCCTGGCGCGCGTCTTGGTGTTCGGCCTGGTGGCGCAATGGTACTATCCTTGGCGCCCCTCGTTTTCGTTTCAGCCTCGGCTCGTGTGGCGGCATCTCAAGTTTGGCCTGCAAACCGCGGGCAGCGCGCTCTTGGCGCAGCTGTTTGGCAATATCGACTATCCCGTGGTCGGCTATTTCTTTGGCGACAAGGTGCTAGGCATGTATAAGCTCGCGCACGAAATCATCTTCGAACCCGTAAAAATGATCGCTGGCGTCGTGGTCGATGTCGCCTTTTCGGCTTTTGCGCGGGTGCGCGACTCAAGGCCGCAATTGGTTGATCAGTTTTTGTCGTTTACCACGCTGAATCTCATCACCGTGAATACGTACATCGGCATCGTCTTCGTGGCCGCGGACGACATCGTCGGCCTCTTTGACGCTTCATTCGCGGGCGCGGGCGCGGCGGTGCGCTTGCTGTGCGCGGTCGCCATCCTGCGCTCGCTGGGCTACGTCATGCCGCCGCTGCTGGATGGCACCGGGCGTGCGGGCCAGACGCTGACGTATATGGTGACGGCGTCGATCATCATGCCGGTGCTGTTCGTGCTATTTGCCGCCGGCCTGCCGCAGCTAGGCCTGCTCGCGGTGCCGCTGGCGTGGATCGTCGGCTATCCGCTCGCCTTTGCCGTCTTGCTCGGCATGAGCCTGCGTGCGCTCGAGCTGCCGCTGGGTACCTATTTGCGCGAGCAACGGCTGGTCTGGGTCTGCACGCTGGCGCCCGTGCTCGTCAGCTTTGCCGTGCATCTGCTGTATCCGTGGCAAAGCCCAGTGACGCGCATCTTATTGGTGAGCGCCATCGCTATCATGCTCACCATGTTTCTGCTGCACCGGCTCTTAAACCTTAGCTTTGTCACCGCCTGGCGCGCGTTGCAGGCATGA